Proteins encoded by one window of Nocardia goodfellowii:
- the glgB gene encoding 1,4-alpha-glucan branching protein GlgB produces MTTSRRDLMLLAAGTHPDPHTVLGAHPHPGGTIVRTLRPHAETVAVRVGGTDHPLKSLGHGVFAAVLPYPELQDYRILATYPGGPAILGADGYHFLPTVGELDLHLIGEGRHERLWDVLGAHPRRYTTLDGEVTGTSFAVWAPNARGVTVFGDFDSWGGQTAPMRALGSSGIWEVFIPDVEVGTKYKYRIHCADGRTVDHADPMAFATELPPATASVVTASDFRWHDQDWLRRRAAADPTHAPMSVYEVHLGSWRPGLNYREIADQLAEYVREAGYTHIELLPIAEHPFGGSWGYQVTSYYAPTARFGSPDDFRAFVDHMHAAGIGVLLDWVPAHFPRDEWALARFDGTPLYEHPDPRRGEQLDWGTYVFDFGRNEVRNFLVANARYWVEEFHIDGIRVDAVASMLYLDYSRPEGDWEPNAYGGRENLEAVDFLQQLNDTVHRHHPGVVTIAEESTTWPGVTRGTDVGGLGFTMKWNMGWMHDTLGYLGRDPIHRSWHHNELTFSLTYAWSENYVLPISHDEVVHGKGTLWTRMPGDDFAKAAGVRALLAYMWAHPGKQLLFMGQDFGQFREWSHDRGLDWQELENPLHQGITTAVRALNRVYRAHPALWTQDTTPGGYSWIEADDRDRNVFAFLRHGSDGSMVACVYNFSGAEHADYRVGLPSAGEWTEVLNTDAVEYGGSGIGNLGAVQAADIPWHGRPYSATVTLAPNSAVWLADPSA; encoded by the coding sequence ATGACCACCAGTCGCCGCGACCTGATGCTGCTCGCGGCGGGCACTCACCCCGATCCACACACCGTGCTCGGCGCGCATCCGCATCCCGGCGGCACCATCGTGCGCACGCTGCGGCCGCATGCGGAGACGGTCGCCGTGCGGGTGGGCGGGACCGACCATCCCCTGAAGTCGCTGGGGCACGGCGTCTTCGCCGCGGTACTGCCCTATCCGGAGTTACAGGACTACCGGATCCTGGCCACCTACCCGGGCGGACCCGCGATCCTGGGCGCCGACGGGTATCACTTCCTGCCCACCGTGGGCGAACTCGACCTGCATTTGATCGGCGAGGGTCGCCACGAACGGTTGTGGGACGTGCTCGGCGCGCATCCCCGCCGCTACACCACACTCGACGGCGAGGTGACCGGCACCTCGTTCGCGGTGTGGGCGCCGAATGCCCGGGGCGTCACCGTGTTCGGTGATTTCGACAGCTGGGGCGGCCAGACCGCGCCGATGCGCGCGCTCGGGTCCTCCGGAATCTGGGAGGTCTTCATCCCGGACGTCGAGGTCGGCACGAAATACAAATACCGGATCCACTGCGCGGACGGGCGCACCGTCGATCACGCCGACCCGATGGCTTTCGCCACCGAGCTGCCGCCCGCCACTGCCTCCGTGGTCACAGCATCCGATTTCCGCTGGCACGACCAGGATTGGCTGCGCCGCCGCGCCGCGGCCGACCCCACGCACGCGCCGATGAGCGTGTACGAAGTGCACCTGGGTTCCTGGCGGCCGGGCCTGAACTATCGCGAAATCGCCGATCAGCTGGCCGAATACGTGCGCGAGGCCGGGTACACCCACATCGAACTACTGCCCATCGCCGAACACCCCTTCGGCGGGTCCTGGGGTTACCAGGTCACTTCCTATTACGCCCCCACAGCGCGTTTCGGCTCCCCCGACGACTTCCGCGCCTTCGTCGACCACATGCACGCCGCGGGCATCGGCGTACTCCTGGACTGGGTACCGGCGCACTTCCCGCGCGACGAGTGGGCACTGGCGCGCTTCGACGGCACCCCGCTCTACGAGCACCCCGACCCACGCCGGGGCGAGCAACTCGACTGGGGCACCTACGTGTTCGACTTCGGCCGCAACGAAGTCCGCAACTTCCTGGTCGCCAACGCGCGCTACTGGGTCGAGGAATTCCACATCGACGGCATCCGCGTCGACGCGGTCGCCTCCATGCTGTATCTGGATTACTCACGTCCCGAAGGTGATTGGGAACCCAACGCCTACGGCGGCCGGGAAAACCTGGAGGCCGTCGACTTCCTCCAGCAGCTCAACGACACCGTGCACCGCCACCATCCGGGCGTCGTCACCATCGCCGAGGAATCCACCACCTGGCCCGGCGTCACCCGCGGCACCGACGTCGGCGGTCTCGGCTTCACCATGAAATGGAATATGGGCTGGATGCACGACACGCTCGGCTATCTGGGCCGAGACCCCATCCACCGTAGCTGGCACCACAACGAACTCACCTTCTCGCTGACCTACGCCTGGAGCGAGAACTACGTCCTCCCGATCAGCCACGACGAGGTCGTGCACGGCAAAGGCACGCTGTGGACCCGCATGCCCGGCGACGACTTCGCCAAAGCCGCCGGCGTGCGTGCGCTGCTCGCCTACATGTGGGCCCACCCCGGTAAGCAACTGCTGTTCATGGGTCAGGACTTCGGCCAGTTCCGGGAGTGGTCGCACGACCGCGGTTTGGACTGGCAGGAGCTGGAAAACCCGCTCCACCAAGGCATTACGACAGCCGTCCGAGCCTTGAACCGGGTCTACCGCGCACACCCGGCACTGTGGACCCAGGACACCACCCCCGGCGGCTACTCCTGGATCGAAGCCGACGACCGTGACCGCAATGTCTTCGCTTTCCTCCGGCACGGCTCCGACGGCTCGATGGTCGCCTGCGTCTACAACTTCTCCGGTGCGGAGCATGCCGACTACCGGGTCGGCCTGCCCAGCGCGGGCGAATGGACCGAGGTCCTCAATACCGACGCCGTCGAATACGGCGGCTCCGGCATCGGCAACCTCGGCGCGGTCCAGGCAGCCGATATCCCCTGGCACGGCCGCCCGTACTCGGCCACCGTCACCCTCGCACCCAACAGTGCTGTCTGGCTTGCCGATCCGTCCGCCTGA
- a CDS encoding AAA family ATPase, which yields MLVWINGPFGGGKTQTAFELHRRLPGSVVCDPEMVGFGLHRTMPRKLRTDFQDLPAWRQGVFEVLDLVLREHEGVVIAPMTVVNRTYFAETVGRLRETGHDVRHFALLANRETVLNRLRGRGLYGLRYDRFAVERVDRCLDALRHADFAEHIETDHIDVAAVADHIARSTGLTLTANTDGPLRGRLRRAAVSVKHMRF from the coding sequence ATGCTCGTGTGGATCAACGGCCCCTTCGGCGGCGGCAAGACCCAGACCGCATTCGAACTACACCGCCGCCTGCCCGGCAGCGTCGTCTGCGATCCGGAAATGGTGGGCTTCGGCCTGCACCGCACGATGCCGAGAAAACTGCGTACCGACTTCCAAGATCTACCGGCTTGGCGTCAAGGCGTGTTCGAGGTCCTCGACCTAGTACTGCGGGAACACGAGGGCGTAGTCATCGCACCCATGACCGTGGTGAACCGGACCTACTTCGCCGAAACAGTCGGCCGCCTCCGCGAAACCGGCCATGATGTGCGGCATTTCGCTCTGCTGGCCAACCGCGAAACAGTCCTGAACCGCCTGCGCGGGCGCGGGCTCTACGGATTGCGCTACGACCGATTCGCCGTCGAGCGCGTCGACCGCTGCCTGGACGCGCTGCGGCACGCCGATTTCGCCGAGCACATCGAAACCGACCACATCGACGTGGCGGCGGTAGCCGACCACATCGCGCGATCCACCGGTCTGACCCTGACCGCCAACACCGACGGCCCCCTCCGCGGCCGCCTGCGCCGCGCTGCGGTCAGCGTCAAACACATGCGGTTCTAG